A stretch of Campylobacter concisus DNA encodes these proteins:
- a CDS encoding FAD-dependent oxidoreductase: MGKVAIIGDSFSALFTAYELAKKGEEILIISSQKDDFTNGILVPFGTHALAKDGAISSSFMGLVSKKSELDISICLNENFRAWMTNFTLKSTKAHDKKMQILFSKFGKKSFEILRDLSNKYPQINFDESGVYLLFSNDESFKKKLNETKVAHSEQEILSIDKELANFGLINKNIKGAINLANNASIDTNELKKALINELNSLGVKFINDEIYELKTQGQIVQKATGNNGEYEADSFVIASKNLELSNKLGTSLNAILAKFYTIDLSLNEGQIPKKPIILNDLFAKIYPTKNGVTIITNLQVGAIDTLVKTEKINAFLNELKIHLGISELKEPSFRANYVLLSSNDKPALGRDNIYSNLIYSQAYGLNELSFAPYFAGVLASLIKDGKNNEENDEILLFSSFYEG, from the coding sequence ATGGGCAAAGTAGCGATTATTGGAGATAGTTTTAGTGCGTTATTTACGGCTTACGAATTAGCTAAAAAAGGTGAAGAAATTTTAATTATTAGCAGCCAAAAAGATGATTTTACAAATGGAATTTTAGTACCCTTTGGCACACACGCTCTTGCAAAAGATGGAGCAATATCTAGCTCGTTTATGGGGCTAGTTAGCAAAAAAAGTGAGCTTGATATAAGTATTTGCTTAAATGAAAATTTTAGAGCTTGGATGACAAATTTTACACTTAAATCAACCAAAGCTCACGACAAAAAGATGCAAATTTTGTTTTCAAAATTTGGCAAGAAAAGCTTTGAAATTTTAAGAGATTTAAGCAACAAATATCCGCAGATAAATTTCGATGAGAGCGGCGTTTATCTACTTTTTAGCAATGACGAAAGCTTTAAAAAAAAGCTTAATGAGACAAAGGTTGCCCATAGCGAGCAAGAGATTTTAAGTATAGATAAAGAGCTTGCAAATTTTGGGCTAATAAATAAAAACATAAAAGGCGCTATAAATTTAGCCAACAACGCAAGTATTGATACAAATGAGCTAAAAAAAGCTTTGATAAATGAGCTAAATTCTCTTGGGGTAAAATTTATAAATGATGAAATTTATGAGCTAAAAACGCAAGGGCAAATAGTGCAAAAAGCTACCGGCAATAACGGCGAATATGAGGCTGATAGCTTTGTGATCGCTTCAAAAAATTTAGAACTTTCAAATAAACTAGGCACGAGCTTAAATGCGATTTTGGCTAAATTTTATACTATTGATCTTAGTCTGAATGAAGGGCAAATCCCTAAAAAACCAATCATTTTAAATGATCTATTTGCCAAAATTTATCCAACTAAAAATGGCGTTACGATTATTACAAATTTACAAGTCGGTGCTATCGATACGCTTGTTAAAACTGAAAAGATTAATGCATTTTTAAATGAGCTAAAGATACATCTTGGTATAAGCGAGCTAAAAGAGCCTAGTTTTAGGGCAAACTACGTGCTTCTTAGCTCAAACGATAAGCCGGCTCTTGGACGCGATAACATATATAGTAACTTGATCTATAGCCAAGCTTATGGACTAAATGAGCTTAGCTTTGCTCCGTATTTTGCCGGTGTTTTGGCAAGTCTTATAAAAGATGGCAAAAATAACGAGGAAAATGATGAAATTTTACTCTTTAGCTCGTTTTACGAGGGCTAG
- a CDS encoding DUF6115 domain-containing protein, protein MEIYIFLGFGIVLAIIVALMLIKDSEANKKFARFERAIESVMQENFNLKKQISMLEGEAFKNSEQYEPLKKQIKENIDLQINEKIVPIIRAIKSIERVIDDFATEQKDRIVSLEERTRDINKIAPSVINEEEQILKMFKDGKSAAMIAKDLHVGMGRVEFVLKFHKLA, encoded by the coding sequence ATGGAAATTTATATTTTTTTAGGCTTTGGTATCGTTTTGGCGATAATAGTAGCTTTAATGTTGATAAAAGATAGTGAGGCAAATAAAAAATTTGCGAGATTTGAGCGAGCGATAGAAAGCGTTATGCAAGAAAATTTCAATCTAAAAAAGCAAATTTCAATGCTTGAGGGTGAGGCGTTTAAAAATAGTGAACAATATGAGCCACTTAAAAAACAGATAAAAGAAAATATTGATTTGCAAATAAATGAGAAGATTGTGCCAATAATTCGTGCGATTAAGAGCATCGAGCGAGTAATTGATGATTTTGCAACAGAGCAAAAAGATAGGATAGTTAGTCTTGAAGAGCGAACAAGAGATATTAATAAAATCGCACCAAGCGTCATCAATGAAGAAGAGCAAATTTTAAAAATGTTTAAAGACGGAAAAAGTGCAGCGATGATCGCAAAGGACCTTCATGTTGGAATGGGACGAGTCGAGTTTGTGCTTAAATTTCATAAATTAGCCTAA
- the miaA gene encoding tRNA (adenosine(37)-N6)-dimethylallyltransferase MiaA has translation MFKEFAIIGTTASGKSDLAFELAKELNGVILSLDSLTLYKEIDIASAKPNKEQLETIKHFGVDEIYPDEEFSVGAFFEIYKNAKEFARLQDCPLIITGGSGFYLKSMLSGLAPDVPKCELNLSNEEIYELAVKIDPEFASKFSQNDSYRLEKWYQIYKFSSQIPSIWLRENTKESIIKELAIFEILWDKDELRTRIAKRTKNMLDEGLIDEAKFLFDKYKSEPKPLKSIGLKECKQFLEGEISKSELETLIATHTAQLAKRQRTFNRSQFEKKFVGDLNQIRSEILKFLRE, from the coding sequence TTGTTTAAAGAATTTGCAATAATTGGCACCACGGCAAGCGGCAAGAGCGATCTTGCATTTGAGCTTGCAAAGGAGCTTAACGGCGTCATCTTAAGCCTTGATTCGCTTACACTTTATAAAGAGATAGATATCGCCAGTGCAAAGCCAAATAAAGAGCAGCTTGAAACTATAAAGCACTTTGGTGTAGATGAAATTTATCCTGATGAAGAATTTAGCGTTGGGGCATTTTTTGAAATTTATAAAAATGCAAAGGAATTTGCGCGCTTACAAGACTGTCCACTCATCATCACAGGAGGCAGCGGCTTTTATCTAAAATCAATGCTTAGCGGACTTGCGCCAGATGTGCCAAAATGTGAGCTAAATTTAAGCAATGAAGAAATTTATGAGCTAGCTGTAAAAATCGATCCTGAGTTTGCAAGTAAATTTAGTCAAAATGACTCTTATCGCCTCGAAAAGTGGTATCAAATTTATAAATTTAGTAGCCAAATTCCAAGCATTTGGCTAAGAGAAAATACTAAAGAGAGCATCATAAAAGAGCTAGCGATATTTGAAATTTTATGGGACAAAGATGAGCTTAGAACTCGCATCGCAAAGCGAACGAAAAATATGCTAGATGAGGGCTTGATAGATGAGGCGAAGTTTTTATTTGACAAGTATAAAAGCGAGCCAAAGCCATTAAAATCAATAGGTCTAAAAGAGTGCAAGCAGTTTTTGGAGGGTGAAATTTCAAAAAGCGAGCTAGAAACGCTTATCGCCACGCACACAGCCCAGCTTGCTAAGCGTCAGAGAACCTTTAACCGATCGCAGTTTGAGAAGAAATTTGTGGGCGATTTGAATCAAATTAGAAGTGAAATTTTAAAATTCTTAAGAGAATAA
- a CDS encoding NifS family cysteine desulfurase, with product MRVYLDNNATTMVDPEAFELMKPYFCEKYGNPNSLHKFGSETHPALRTALDQLYTGLNAKDSDDIVVTSCATESNNWVVKGIYFDKIATGEKKRIVTTAVEHPAILATCKFLEKYGVELTVLDVNNDGIVTPEQLRAVMDENVVLVSIMSANNETGMIFPIKELASIAHEYGALFHTDAVQAVGKIKINVQDLNVDFLSFSAHKFHGPKGVGALFIKNSMPLSSLLHGGEHMGGRRSGTLDVPGIIGMGKALELANKFMDYEHSHVRRLRDKLEDAILQIPDVSVVGKKEQRVPNTILASIKGVEGEAMLWDLNKAGIAASTGSACASETLESNPIMEAIGADKELAHTALRLSLSRFNTEEEIDYAIEHITKAVNRLRGISSTFAYAPEWHKSGL from the coding sequence ACGGCAATCCAAATTCGCTTCATAAATTTGGCTCTGAAACACATCCAGCTTTAAGAACAGCGCTAGATCAACTCTACACCGGACTAAACGCAAAAGATAGCGATGATATCGTTGTTACTTCATGCGCGACTGAGAGCAACAACTGGGTAGTAAAAGGTATCTACTTTGACAAAATAGCAACTGGCGAGAAAAAGCGTATCGTAACAACCGCAGTTGAGCATCCAGCTATTTTGGCGACTTGTAAATTTTTAGAAAAATATGGCGTAGAGCTTACTGTTTTAGATGTAAATAACGATGGCATAGTCACTCCAGAACAGTTAAGAGCTGTAATGGATGAGAATGTAGTACTTGTTTCTATAATGAGTGCAAATAACGAAACTGGCATGATCTTTCCTATAAAAGAGCTTGCTAGTATTGCTCATGAATATGGAGCTTTATTCCACACGGATGCGGTTCAAGCAGTTGGTAAGATAAAGATAAATGTTCAAGACCTTAATGTTGATTTTTTAAGCTTTTCTGCGCATAAATTTCACGGACCAAAGGGTGTTGGAGCACTATTTATAAAAAATAGCATGCCACTAAGTAGCTTACTTCATGGTGGTGAGCACATGGGTGGACGCAGAAGTGGCACGCTCGATGTTCCTGGTATCATCGGCATGGGTAAAGCACTTGAACTGGCAAATAAATTTATGGATTATGAGCACTCTCATGTTCGCCGTTTGCGTGATAAGCTTGAAGATGCAATTTTACAAATTCCTGACGTTAGCGTTGTAGGAAAAAAAGAACAACGTGTGCCAAATACCATTTTGGCTTCTATAAAAGGCGTTGAAGGCGAAGCGATGCTTTGGGATCTAAACAAAGCTGGTATCGCAGCTTCAACTGGCTCAGCATGTGCAAGTGAAACATTAGAGAGTAACCCAATAATGGAGGCCATAGGGGCAGATAAAGAGCTGGCTCACACCGCACTTAGATTGTCTCTTTCTAGATTTAATACAGAAGAAGAGATTGATTATGCGATCGAGCACATAACAAAAGCAGTAAATAGACTAAGAGGTATCTCTAGTACATTTGCCTACGCCCCAGAATGGCATAAGAGTGGATTATAA
- a CDS encoding iron-sulfur cluster assembly scaffold protein NifU, whose product MAKNNLIGGSIWDEYSKVVQDRMNNPKFMGEITEEDAKKANAKLIVADFGAESCGDAVRLYWLVDEKTDKIIDAKFKSFGCGTAIASSDTMAELCIGKTVDEAVKITNLDVEKAMRDNPETPAVPPQKMHCSVMAYDVIKAAAASYKGIDPEHFEDEIIVCECARVSLGTIKEVIRLNDLHTVEEITQYTKAGAFCKSCVKPGGHEKREYYLVDILRDTRAEMEREKIEAQANAQANHTLGDISFENMTMVGQLKAVESVIDKEIRPMLEMDGGNLEILDIRNDNGENTDIYIRYLGACSGCASGSTGTLYAIENVLQESLSPKIRVMPI is encoded by the coding sequence ATGGCAAAGAATAATTTGATCGGAGGCTCTATCTGGGATGAGTATTCTAAGGTAGTGCAAGACAGGATGAATAATCCTAAATTTATGGGAGAGATAACCGAAGAAGATGCTAAAAAGGCAAACGCAAAGCTTATTGTGGCCGACTTTGGTGCAGAAAGCTGCGGTGATGCGGTTAGGCTATACTGGCTTGTTGATGAAAAGACAGATAAAATAATAGATGCTAAATTTAAAAGCTTTGGCTGTGGCACAGCGATAGCTAGCTCTGATACGATGGCTGAGCTTTGTATCGGCAAAACAGTTGATGAAGCAGTCAAGATCACAAACCTTGATGTCGAAAAGGCTATGCGCGACAATCCAGAAACGCCAGCAGTTCCACCCCAAAAGATGCACTGCTCAGTTATGGCGTATGATGTTATAAAAGCAGCAGCTGCAAGCTATAAAGGCATAGACCCAGAGCATTTTGAAGATGAGATCATCGTTTGCGAGTGCGCTAGGGTAAGCCTTGGTACGATTAAAGAAGTGATAAGACTAAATGACCTTCACACAGTAGAGGAGATCACGCAATACACCAAAGCTGGTGCGTTTTGCAAGTCTTGTGTAAAGCCTGGTGGTCATGAAAAAAGAGAATATTATTTGGTGGATATTTTGCGTGATACTAGGGCTGAGATGGAGCGTGAGAAGATCGAAGCTCAGGCAAATGCTCAAGCAAATCACACTTTAGGTGACATTAGCTTTGAAAATATGACGATGGTAGGGCAGTTAAAAGCAGTCGAGTCTGTCATAGATAAAGAAATTCGCCCAATGCTCGAGATGGATGGCGGAAATTTAGAAATTTTAGATATCAGAAATGATAACGGCGAAAATACTGATATTTATATCCGCTATCTTGGTGCTTGCTCAGGCTGTGCGAGTGGCTCAACTGGCACTCTTTACGCGATTGAAAATGTCTTGCAAGAGAGCTTAAGCCCAAAAATTAGGGTTATGCCTATTTGA
- the mqnP gene encoding menaquinone biosynthesis prenyltransferase MqnP: MIEKLKVIAELIVFKHSVFALPFIFVAMIVASKIESGSAWFGLKLLILGTFCAVSARNFAMAFNRYKDEDIDKLNPRTASRPSVDGRIGRSNMQLFIVANAFIFIVCAYFINSLAFWLSFPILAVLGGYSLFKRFSELAHLVLGLSLGLAPIAGVVAVSAAIPLWSVLLCLGVTFWVAGFDLLYSLQDMKFDKENKLFSIPAIYGDKATLFLSAIFHALAFIFWLLFAWAAGLGAMAFFGILVSGVILFFEHRIVRRDFSKIDRAFFTLNGYLGILFFIFVWISVL, from the coding sequence ATGATAGAAAAATTAAAAGTTATTGCTGAACTTATCGTTTTTAAGCATTCTGTTTTTGCTCTGCCTTTTATTTTTGTTGCGATGATAGTTGCTAGTAAGATAGAAAGTGGCTCGGCTTGGTTTGGCTTAAAACTGCTTATCTTAGGTACTTTTTGCGCTGTTAGTGCTAGAAATTTTGCTATGGCTTTTAATAGATATAAAGATGAAGATATCGATAAGCTAAATCCGCGAACTGCAAGCCGCCCAAGCGTTGATGGTCGTATCGGCAGGAGCAATATGCAGCTTTTCATCGTGGCAAATGCGTTTATTTTTATTGTATGCGCTTATTTTATAAATTCGCTCGCATTTTGGCTAAGTTTTCCTATTTTAGCTGTTCTTGGTGGATATTCGCTATTTAAACGCTTTAGCGAGCTAGCACACCTGGTGCTTGGTCTTAGCCTAGGTCTTGCTCCTATCGCTGGTGTGGTCGCAGTGAGTGCTGCTATACCGCTTTGGAGCGTGTTACTTTGCCTTGGTGTGACATTTTGGGTAGCTGGATTTGACTTGCTTTACTCGCTTCAAGATATGAAATTTGATAAAGAAAATAAGCTCTTTAGCATACCAGCTATTTATGGCGACAAGGCTACGCTTTTTTTATCGGCCATTTTTCACGCTTTAGCTTTTATATTTTGGCTACTTTTTGCTTGGGCAGCTGGACTTGGAGCGATGGCATTTTTTGGAATTTTAGTAAGTGGCGTTATTTTATTTTTTGAGCATAGGATCGTAAGACGCGATTTTAGCAAGATAGATAGAGCATTTTTTACGTTAAATGGCTATTTGGGAATTTTATTTTTTATCTTTGTTTGGATTAGCGTATTATGA